In the genome of Thermosphaera aggregans DSM 11486, one region contains:
- a CDS encoding DUF2118 family protein, with translation MSNYFFPEAYVENGLESGRSICFKGNDIYIAFAKNAGTGECVKTFVNTPFEKLVEYMDLEKPCFTRDVIIVHREEGGYYKGFLIEKGEKLYLLEASGSTIAVSKREGDAVEPHEKIGYIITNKREVRVIKAPLKGILLAVIDLTWEKPEKIIMVFTGERPREVVIGKSA, from the coding sequence ATGAGCAACTACTTCTTCCCCGAGGCCTACGTTGAGAACGGTTTAGAATCCGGTAGGTCAATATGCTTCAAAGGCAACGACATCTACATTGCTTTTGCGAAAAACGCTGGCACGGGCGAGTGTGTTAAAACGTTCGTGAACACCCCGTTCGAGAAGCTTGTAGAATACATGGACTTGGAGAAGCCCTGCTTCACGAGGGACGTGATAATAGTGCACAGGGAGGAGGGAGGTTATTACAAGGGGTTTCTCATCGAGAAAGGAGAAAAGCTGTATCTGCTCGAAGCCTCGGGGTCAACGATTGCTGTCTCGAAAAGAGAAGGCGATGCCGTGGAGCCCCATGAGAAAATAGGGTACATCATCACCAATAAGAGAGAGGTCAGGGTGATCAAGGCCCCGTTGAAAGGTATATTACTAGCTGTTATAGATTTAACCTGGGAGAAGCCTGAAAAAATCATAATGGTGTTTACCGGTGAGCGGCCTAGAGAAGTCGTTATTGGAAAAAGTGCGTGA
- the fni gene encoding type 2 isopentenyl-diphosphate Delta-isomerase, with translation MSDIYWRKIQHLEIVVNRDVDFKDRCEEYFRDIILIHQAIPGFRRDDVDTSTRFLGYELKAPVMITGITGGARETLDVNRRLAQIASQHGIALGLGSQRPILTSNFNREVVETYRVARDTAPNIPLIGNIGFNTLKTLGVQEVKQLVDSVRADALAVHLNPAQEAIQPEGDTDFSLETLSVLREVAREVGVPILVKEVGNGLSYEVVRKITAETGVKIFDVAGACGTSWVKVEMYRTADDVRKHVAQVIGEWGIPTPVSIIETRLASPDSTIIASGGVWDGLRAVKSLALGADMAGFAKPVLTRLLKEGFESASRFVAEYVESMKTVMFLVGAEKLGDLRRIPVVVGPVLRNYVSSRGFSLDKYLEMLRK, from the coding sequence TTGAGCGATATTTACTGGAGGAAGATACAGCACCTGGAGATAGTTGTAAACCGTGACGTCGACTTCAAGGACAGGTGTGAGGAATATTTCAGAGACATAATCCTGATCCACCAGGCAATCCCTGGGTTCCGGAGAGATGACGTTGACACCTCCACAAGGTTCCTGGGCTACGAGCTTAAAGCACCAGTAATGATAACCGGGATAACCGGGGGAGCCCGTGAAACCCTTGACGTTAACAGGAGGCTTGCTCAAATAGCTAGTCAACACGGAATAGCGCTGGGGCTTGGAAGCCAGAGGCCAATCCTAACCAGTAATTTCAACAGGGAAGTAGTCGAAACCTACAGGGTCGCGCGCGACACTGCGCCCAACATCCCGTTAATAGGGAACATAGGGTTTAACACTCTTAAAACCCTCGGCGTCCAGGAGGTTAAACAATTGGTTGACTCTGTGAGAGCCGACGCTCTCGCCGTCCACTTAAACCCAGCCCAGGAGGCTATACAGCCGGAGGGGGATACCGATTTCTCGCTTGAAACACTCAGTGTTCTAAGAGAGGTGGCGAGGGAAGTGGGTGTTCCAATCTTGGTCAAGGAGGTTGGAAACGGCCTCTCCTACGAGGTTGTCAGGAAGATCACGGCTGAGACAGGGGTCAAGATATTCGACGTAGCAGGGGCCTGCGGGACAAGCTGGGTGAAGGTTGAAATGTACAGGACCGCGGACGATGTAAGGAAACACGTCGCACAGGTTATAGGGGAATGGGGTATACCCACCCCGGTCTCCATTATCGAGACACGCTTGGCAAGCCCGGATTCAACAATTATTGCTTCAGGAGGGGTTTGGGATGGTTTAAGAGCTGTTAAATCACTGGCACTCGGTGCTGACATGGCTGGCTTTGCCAAGCCGGTTTTAACCCGGCTTTTGAAAGAGGGTTTTGAATCAGCCTCAAGGTTCGTTGCCGAATACGTTGAATCAATGAAGACTGTGATGTTCCTGGTAGGGGCCGAGAAGCTAGGGGATCTCAGGAGGATCCCCGTGGTTGTTGGACCGGTTTTAAGAAACTACGTGTCCTCGCGAGGCTTCAGCCTCGACAAATACTTGGAGATGCTTAGGAAATGA
- the amrB gene encoding AmmeMemoRadiSam system protein B: protein MKRRHPAVAGYFYPNDKHELEALIKWSFTHKIGPGKLPETSPSRRRETIGYVAPHAGYVYSGPVAAHTYYQMALDGVPETVVVIGTNHTGYGALVSVYPGGVWETPLGLLEVDSELAKALADKSSIAELDEYAHLEEHSVEVQLPFIQYIYGGKVRILPVVMGLHTPDVAREVAKSLLDAASSLKRDIIIVASSDFNHYDPHDVTVRKDGEAVSMILKLDSVGFYNTLLREDVSVCGPGGIMVLIEYAKLAGGGGARAELLKYATSGDVSGDKSHVVGYASIRFSTQ, encoded by the coding sequence TTGAAGAGGAGGCACCCGGCTGTAGCAGGGTATTTTTATCCCAACGACAAGCATGAGCTCGAAGCCCTTATCAAATGGTCTTTCACCCATAAAATAGGCCCCGGTAAACTCCCCGAGACCTCTCCTTCTAGAAGAAGGGAGACGATAGGCTACGTAGCACCCCATGCTGGCTATGTTTACAGCGGCCCTGTAGCAGCCCATACTTACTATCAAATGGCTCTCGACGGTGTTCCAGAAACAGTAGTGGTTATTGGCACGAACCATACAGGTTACGGGGCGCTCGTCTCAGTGTACCCTGGCGGCGTGTGGGAGACTCCTCTCGGGCTTCTCGAAGTAGACTCCGAGCTTGCGAAAGCCCTCGCGGATAAGAGCAGTATAGCAGAGCTTGACGAGTACGCGCATCTTGAGGAGCACTCCGTGGAAGTCCAGCTCCCATTCATCCAGTACATCTACGGGGGCAAGGTTAGAATACTGCCCGTGGTAATGGGGTTGCACACGCCGGATGTTGCAAGAGAAGTTGCTAAATCACTGCTTGATGCAGCTTCCTCATTGAAAAGAGACATAATCATTGTCGCGAGCAGCGATTTCAACCATTATGACCCTCATGATGTAACGGTGAGGAAGGATGGGGAGGCGGTATCCATGATACTCAAGCTTGACTCGGTAGGCTTCTACAACACTTTGCTTAGGGAGGACGTATCAGTCTGCGGTCCGGGCGGTATCATGGTTTTAATAGAGTACGCTAAGCTCGCTGGAGGAGGGGGCGCGAGGGCCGAATTGTTGAAGTATGCGACAAGCGGGGATGTCTCGGGCGATAAGTCACACGTGGTAGGATACGCGTCCATAAGGTTTTCAACACAGTAG
- the rpsB gene encoding 30S ribosomal protein S2 — translation MFETEDIGLNEQPVTPRPGEKVIELLVPVDKYLSAGVHIGTHICTKFMEPFVYRVRSDGLYILDVRKIDDRLRIAGKFLARYEPAKIAVVSVRQYGKKPVSKMCQYIGCKTFTGRFLPGTFTNPSLKWYYEPDIVLLTDPRADAQALKEAAEIGLPIVSFADTDNKTDFIDLVIPGNNKGRKSLALLYWILTRQVLRERGAIPPNGDLPEQPTEFEAEV, via the coding sequence GTGTTCGAGACCGAGGATATAGGTTTGAACGAACAACCCGTTACACCGAGGCCGGGAGAGAAGGTTATAGAGCTATTGGTTCCAGTGGACAAGTATTTGTCAGCAGGCGTTCACATAGGCACCCACATATGCACGAAGTTCATGGAGCCCTTCGTCTACAGAGTTAGGAGCGATGGTTTATACATACTCGACGTGAGGAAGATAGATGACAGGCTGAGAATAGCTGGCAAGTTCCTGGCGAGGTACGAGCCCGCTAAGATAGCGGTTGTCTCGGTTAGACAGTACGGTAAGAAGCCTGTTAGCAAGATGTGCCAGTACATTGGTTGTAAAACATTCACCGGTAGGTTCCTACCAGGAACCTTCACAAACCCAAGCCTTAAATGGTACTATGAACCCGATATCGTCCTGCTCACGGATCCCAGGGCTGACGCGCAGGCTTTGAAGGAGGCTGCTGAAATAGGCTTACCAATAGTGTCCTTCGCCGACACCGATAACAAGACGGATTTCATAGACCTCGTCATCCCCGGCAACAACAAGGGTAGGAAGAGCCTAGCACTGCTATACTGGATATTGACGAGGCAGGTTCTCAGGGAGCGCGGAGCCATACCGCCGAACGGGGATCTTCCAGAACAGCCCACTGAGTTCGAGGCCGAGGTGTAG
- a CDS encoding DNA-directed RNA polymerase subunit N produces the protein MLFPVRCFTCGAPIGHLWEEYEKRVKAGEQPGKVLDDLGVKRYCCRRMFLSYVDVSKEVLQFPKIS, from the coding sequence ATGCTTTTCCCTGTTAGATGCTTCACATGCGGCGCCCCTATTGGTCACTTATGGGAGGAGTATGAGAAGAGGGTTAAGGCTGGCGAGCAGCCAGGTAAGGTTTTAGATGATCTAGGGGTTAAAAGATATTGTTGCAGGAGAATGTTTTTATCGTATGTAGATGTTTCAAAAGAGGTTTTACAATTCCCCAAGATCTCGTGA
- a CDS encoding 30S ribosomal protein S9: protein MSETVVEKYKIVVASGKRKTSIAKAVVKPGIGRVWINGIPLEIFPVELARVKMMEPLMLVGDLWRKVDIKVEVRGGGVMSQAEAARTAIARGLLEYVNNDEEVKKIFTEYDRHMLSGDPRRTESEKWGRYSARRRWQKSYR from the coding sequence ATGAGTGAAACAGTTGTCGAGAAGTATAAAATCGTCGTAGCCTCAGGCAAGAGGAAGACAAGCATTGCTAAAGCAGTCGTCAAGCCGGGGATAGGGAGGGTTTGGATCAACGGCATACCGCTCGAAATATTCCCAGTGGAGCTGGCAAGGGTCAAAATGATGGAGCCTTTAATGCTCGTCGGCGACCTGTGGAGGAAGGTTGACATCAAAGTAGAGGTGAGGGGAGGCGGCGTCATGAGCCAGGCAGAGGCTGCTAGAACAGCTATAGCGAGGGGTCTGCTAGAGTATGTTAACAATGATGAAGAGGTTAAGAAAATATTCACCGAGTATGACAGGCACATGTTGAGCGGCGACCCCAGGAGGACCGAGTCGGAGAAGTGGGGAAGGTACAGCGCCAGGAGAAGGTGGCAGAAGAGCTACAGGTAG
- a CDS encoding 50S ribosomal protein L13 has product MSEEKILYVDASNQVLGRMASIVAKKLLEGYKVIIVNSEKAVLSGERNRVIEGYKNILKAKTHRNPEKSGIKRPRSPVTIMKRAVKRMLPYTQPKGREALKRLRIFVGTPESLKGKEFVRFKEADASRLKRGFVYVGEVATALGWKGGLNE; this is encoded by the coding sequence GTGAGCGAGGAGAAAATACTGTATGTTGATGCTTCAAACCAGGTCCTCGGGAGAATGGCTAGCATCGTTGCTAAGAAACTGCTTGAAGGATACAAGGTAATCATAGTCAACTCTGAGAAAGCTGTTCTAAGCGGCGAGAGAAACAGGGTTATCGAAGGATACAAGAACATTTTGAAGGCTAAAACCCACCGCAACCCGGAGAAATCCGGGATTAAGAGACCGAGATCCCCGGTCACGATAATGAAGAGAGCGGTCAAGAGAATGCTACCCTACACCCAGCCCAAGGGGAGGGAGGCATTGAAGAGGTTGAGAATATTCGTTGGAACCCCTGAAAGCTTGAAGGGGAAGGAGTTCGTGAGGTTTAAGGAGGCCGATGCCTCCAGGCTTAAGAGAGGCTTTGTTTACGTGGGCGAGGTAGCAACCGCGCTGGGCTGGAAGGGTGGTTTGAATGAGTGA
- a CDS encoding 50S ribosomal protein L18e has product MMELKKTSVVLRKTIRELEKASKIHDAPIWARIAEELAKPTRRRRAVNLSRLNRYTVEGDVVVVPGKVLGSGRIDHKITVAAYSFSKTAYEQLLKAGCRVLSLTELVRENPKGSNVKIIG; this is encoded by the coding sequence ATGATGGAGTTGAAGAAGACAAGCGTAGTCTTGAGGAAAACTATTAGGGAGCTTGAAAAAGCATCTAAAATCCACGACGCCCCCATATGGGCAAGGATTGCCGAGGAGCTGGCTAAGCCAACTAGGAGGCGTCGAGCAGTAAACCTGAGTCGTTTAAACAGATACACCGTGGAAGGCGATGTCGTGGTTGTCCCAGGCAAAGTACTGGGCTCCGGGAGAATAGACCACAAGATAACTGTAGCGGCATACAGCTTCTCTAAAACAGCCTATGAGCAATTGTTGAAGGCAGGCTGCAGAGTGCTTAGCCTGACCGAGCTGGTTAGGGAGAACCCTAAGGGGTCTAACGTTAAAATCATAGGGTGA
- a CDS encoding DNA-directed RNA polymerase subunit D, with the protein MSDLKIEVLEQKPLLTRLRIKGISLHLLNSIRRVIISEVPTMAIDYVAFMENSSVFYDEYLAHRLGLIPLTSDQALWKYKSPEECREAGEKGLFSEDCFVRLSLEGEGGDEAVTLYSDNLVSSDPDVKPSFGKIPIVKLIKPQKVKLEAYARLGRGKEHIKWSPVSVAAHKYVPNILVNQRLCRGEECLKCVEACPKEVFAFQSGEVKVRSDKLLDCTMCKLCENLCPSGAVKVSHEEDEFILTLELTGALSARNVLLESVRILEKKLDDFVETLREKGV; encoded by the coding sequence GTGTCCGACTTGAAGATAGAGGTTTTGGAGCAGAAACCATTGCTCACCAGGTTAAGGATCAAGGGAATCAGCCTCCACCTCCTAAACTCTATAAGGAGGGTAATAATATCCGAAGTACCCACAATGGCTATCGACTACGTCGCGTTCATGGAGAACTCATCGGTCTTTTACGATGAATATCTTGCACACAGGCTAGGGTTGATCCCGCTGACGAGCGACCAGGCATTGTGGAAGTACAAGAGCCCCGAGGAGTGCAGGGAGGCTGGTGAGAAAGGATTGTTCTCGGAGGACTGCTTCGTCCGCCTCAGCCTAGAGGGTGAGGGCGGGGATGAAGCAGTAACACTATACAGCGACAATCTAGTGTCAAGCGATCCAGACGTCAAGCCCAGCTTCGGCAAGATCCCGATAGTTAAGCTGATAAAGCCTCAGAAAGTAAAGCTGGAAGCCTACGCTAGGCTTGGAAGAGGCAAGGAGCATATTAAGTGGAGCCCCGTCTCCGTTGCAGCGCACAAGTATGTTCCAAACATACTTGTAAACCAGAGGCTTTGCAGAGGAGAAGAATGCCTCAAGTGTGTTGAAGCCTGCCCGAAAGAAGTCTTCGCCTTCCAATCAGGAGAGGTAAAGGTAAGGAGCGACAAGCTACTGGACTGTACCATGTGCAAGCTCTGTGAAAACCTATGCCCCTCAGGAGCCGTCAAGGTAAGCCATGAGGAGGATGAGTTCATCCTAACCCTCGAGTTAACCGGTGCTTTATCAGCTAGAAATGTTTTATTAGAGTCTGTTAGAATACTTGAGAAAAAGCTTGACGATTTCGTTGAAACGCTGAGAGAGAAGGGTGTTTAA
- a CDS encoding 30S ribosomal protein S11, translated as MAFSARELKWGVAHIYSSLNNTIIHITDLSGAETVSRFSGGMVVKADREKPSPYAAMIAASKAAYEAMDKGVTAIHIKVRAPGGHGSKTPGPGAQAAIRALARAGFIIGRIEDVTPIPHDTTRRPGGRRGRRV; from the coding sequence ATGGCGTTCTCTGCTAGAGAGTTGAAATGGGGAGTAGCACATATTTACAGCAGCTTAAACAACACTATTATACACATCACAGATTTAAGCGGGGCTGAAACCGTCAGCAGGTTCAGCGGCGGAATGGTTGTTAAAGCCGACAGGGAGAAGCCCAGCCCTTACGCAGCAATGATTGCTGCTTCTAAAGCAGCCTACGAGGCCATGGATAAAGGCGTAACCGCTATACACATAAAAGTGAGGGCTCCAGGGGGACACGGCTCCAAGACTCCTGGCCCCGGAGCACAGGCAGCCATTAGAGCCCTGGCTAGGGCGGGGTTCATAATAGGCAGGATCGAAGATGTAACGCCAATACCGCACGACACAACGAGGCGTCCGGGCGGTAGGAGAGGAAGGAGGGTCTAA
- a CDS encoding 30S ribosomal protein S4, with product MGDPKKPRKKWSGPRHPWRKDILIYETKLLGQYGLRNKKELWRASSMIRYFRHRARSLLGEPAEIREAEGKILISKLVKLGLLKEGSRLEDALNLKVEDLLERRLQTIVYKKGLANTIYQARQLIVHGHIAVAGRRITSPGYIVSVEEEPLVDYAPFSPFKEKPIQQVQQGGA from the coding sequence ATGGGTGATCCGAAGAAGCCTAGGAAGAAGTGGAGTGGTCCAAGACATCCTTGGAGAAAGGATATTTTAATATATGAAACCAAGCTTTTAGGCCAATACGGTTTGAGGAATAAGAAGGAGTTGTGGAGAGCTTCCTCAATGATCCGCTATTTCAGGCACAGGGCACGCTCACTGCTAGGCGAACCAGCCGAGATCCGAGAGGCAGAGGGGAAGATTCTGATAAGCAAGCTGGTTAAACTAGGATTGCTCAAGGAGGGCTCGAGGCTGGAGGATGCTTTAAACCTTAAGGTTGAAGATCTTCTCGAGAGGAGGCTTCAAACGATTGTTTACAAGAAAGGATTGGCGAACACTATTTACCAGGCTAGGCAACTCATAGTTCACGGCCACATAGCTGTTGCCGGGAGAAGGATTACATCACCCGGCTACATCGTATCCGTCGAGGAGGAACCCCTTGTCGACTACGCTCCCTTCAGTCCTTTTAAGGAGAAGCCTATTCAACAGGTTCAACAGGGTGGTGCTTGA
- a CDS encoding 30S ribosomal protein S13 — MSVQQSFRQIIRVLETDIDGSLPLIYGLAEVKGLGYTFSLAITRILGLDPNTRIGYLSDEDVRKIEALVKNPSSYGLPSWMFNRRKDYASGKDLHLVGAELIYYVKEDIEREKRVRSWRGVRHALGLKVRGQRTRTTGRLGVTVGVRKKRQGQQQQQQSKQG, encoded by the coding sequence GTGAGCGTTCAGCAATCTTTCAGGCAGATCATACGCGTGTTGGAGACTGATATAGACGGGTCTCTCCCGCTAATATACGGGCTAGCGGAGGTTAAGGGGTTAGGCTACACCTTCTCTCTCGCGATTACGCGCATACTAGGGTTAGACCCTAACACAAGGATCGGTTACCTCTCCGACGAGGATGTGAGGAAGATTGAAGCACTAGTGAAAAACCCGAGCTCCTATGGACTGCCATCCTGGATGTTCAACAGGAGGAAGGATTATGCTTCGGGGAAGGACCTCCACTTGGTCGGCGCCGAGCTCATATACTATGTGAAGGAGGATATCGAGAGGGAGAAGAGGGTGAGGAGCTGGCGCGGAGTAAGGCATGCTCTCGGCTTGAAAGTACGAGGGCAGAGGACTAGGACTACTGGAAGGCTTGGAGTAACTGTTGGAGTTAGAAAGAAGAGACAGGGTCAGCAGCAACAACAACAGTCTAAGCAGGGGTGA
- the rpsJ gene encoding 30S ribosomal protein S10, whose protein sequence is MSTVRMVKIKIWSTNIDVLEDFIGKITDIVKKTGVGMKGPIPLPTKKLKIRTLKLPHGEGKKKYEKWEMRIHKRLLYIAEDERVMKQLIRIRVPPEIWMEIEL, encoded by the coding sequence ATGTCTACGGTGAGAATGGTTAAGATAAAGATTTGGAGCACAAACATAGATGTGCTTGAGGATTTCATAGGGAAAATAACCGATATCGTTAAGAAAACAGGAGTCGGCATGAAGGGGCCCATACCCCTGCCCACGAAGAAGTTGAAGATAAGGACTTTGAAACTGCCTCACGGCGAGGGTAAGAAAAAGTATGAGAAATGGGAGATGAGGATTCACAAGAGACTGTTATACATCGCTGAGGACGAGAGGGTTATGAAGCAGTTGATACGTATCCGTGTACCACCAGAGATTTGGATGGAGATAGAGCTCTAG
- the tuf gene encoding translation elongation factor EF-1 subunit alpha has protein sequence MSSVPQKPHLNLVIIGHVDHGKSTMVGHILYRLGYFDQKTLQMIEEEAKKMGKESFKFAWLLDRMKEERERGVTISLSYMKFETKKYFFTIIDAPGHRDFVKNMITGASQADAAILVVSARKGEFEAGMSPEGQTREHALLARTMGINQLIVAINKMDAAEPPYSEKRYQEVKEVLGKFLKSLGYNIEKIPFIPVSAWTGENLIERSPNMPWYTGPVLVEALDMLEVPSKPVDKPLRIPIQDVYAISGVGTVPVGRVETGVLKVGDKLIFNPPGVIGEVRSIETHHTKIEKAEPGDNIGFNVRGVERKDIKRGDVAGHTTNPPTVSDEFTARIFVMWHPTAITVGYTPVVHVHTASVACRITEIIAKLDPRTGKEVEKNPQFLKQGDAAIVKFKPIKPLVIEKYSDFPALGRFAMRDMGKTIGIGQVLDVKVLEQQKK, from the coding sequence ATGAGCTCTGTTCCGCAAAAACCACATTTGAACCTGGTGATCATAGGACACGTTGACCATGGAAAAAGCACCATGGTTGGACACATACTCTACCGTTTAGGATACTTCGACCAGAAAACCCTTCAGATGATCGAGGAAGAAGCGAAAAAGATGGGTAAGGAGAGCTTCAAGTTCGCATGGCTCCTTGACAGGATGAAGGAGGAGCGTGAGCGTGGAGTAACGATATCGCTATCGTACATGAAGTTCGAGACCAAGAAGTACTTCTTCACCATTATCGACGCCCCTGGACACAGAGACTTCGTCAAAAACATGATTACCGGAGCTAGCCAGGCTGATGCTGCAATACTAGTGGTGAGTGCTAGAAAGGGAGAGTTCGAGGCTGGCATGAGCCCTGAGGGCCAGACCCGTGAGCACGCCTTGCTCGCGAGGACGATGGGTATCAACCAGTTAATCGTTGCAATCAACAAAATGGACGCTGCCGAGCCCCCCTACAGCGAGAAGAGGTATCAGGAGGTTAAGGAGGTTCTTGGCAAGTTCTTGAAGAGCCTCGGCTACAATATTGAGAAAATACCCTTCATACCAGTATCAGCATGGACTGGTGAAAACCTGATTGAGAGAAGCCCCAACATGCCTTGGTACACTGGACCAGTGCTTGTTGAAGCATTAGACATGTTGGAGGTTCCCAGCAAGCCTGTCGACAAGCCCTTGAGAATACCTATCCAGGATGTCTACGCCATCTCAGGTGTTGGAACAGTCCCGGTTGGAAGAGTTGAAACAGGAGTATTGAAGGTTGGCGACAAGCTAATATTCAACCCGCCGGGCGTGATTGGAGAAGTGAGAAGCATTGAAACACACCACACTAAGATCGAGAAGGCTGAGCCAGGCGACAACATCGGCTTCAACGTGAGAGGCGTTGAGCGCAAGGATATTAAGAGAGGAGACGTGGCAGGCCACACAACCAACCCGCCCACAGTGTCAGACGAGTTCACAGCCCGTATCTTCGTGATGTGGCATCCAACAGCTATAACCGTTGGCTACACGCCCGTGGTGCACGTCCACACCGCTAGCGTAGCGTGCAGAATCACCGAGATAATTGCCAAGCTCGACCCGAGGACGGGTAAGGAGGTTGAGAAGAACCCGCAGTTCCTCAAGCAGGGTGATGCCGCTATCGTGAAGTTCAAGCCGATTAAGCCGCTGGTGATAGAGAAGTACTCCGACTTCCCAGCGCTGGGAAGATTCGCGATGCGTGACATGGGTAAGACCATAGGTATCGGCCAAGTACTAGATGTCAAGGTTTTAGAGCAACAGAAGAAGTAA